Genomic DNA from Porites lutea chromosome 4, jaPorLute2.1, whole genome shotgun sequence:
aggctattatTTGAAAGCCGTCCACTTAACCGGTCAAAACGGCTAGCCAACCGTGAAATTATCACTAACACGACCTTATTTACCGTTCATttcttatttacttatttactgtTCATTTCTccttctttatttatttattttttttgaggggggggggcatggacccggtccatatAAGTGGTCCATGGACTAACCTGACAGACTgacctgagtatcaggcgtttctgggggaaaagcccatccccttaggaaggcctgatactcaggctatccATGGACCCGGTCAAAAAtggggggtccatggacccctggcTCATGTTTTGTCCTCACTTCCTGGGGGTCAAGAGGTTTAATCTCAATTCGTAGGAAAATCGGAAGTCCTTTCTTAGACGTTACGCATAGTCAAAACATGTCAAACAATACCTCATGATTGGTTGGTGTTGTCTGTTGCCTGAGGGGCAATTAACATGACAACAACCTCGCCGAAAATATGAGCAATCCCTGATTACAACACTTCGGGGCGCATTTACTCAAACCTTGTTAATTCTCTTTGCCAGCTTTGCAAATTCGGTTATGGATTTACAAACCTTATTACACAACCTACATGAAGAAGTGTCCTGTTCTGTGTGTATGAGCCCGTTCACTGATCCAAAAATATTGCCGTGCTTTCATACATTTTGCCTTCATTGTTTAAACGAGCTTCAAAGAACGAGTGGCAAACAGGGCGAGATCACATGCCCGGAATGTCGCAGAAAGTTTCAAGTTCCCGGTAGCGGTTATCCTAAAGACTTGCCGGCCAACTTTCGAATGAACAGTTTGTTAGATGTCATGGCTattcaaaaatgcagcgttgcTGGAGTGAAGTGTGGAAACTGCGACAAAACAAGCGCCCAAAGTTTCTATTGCTTTAAATGTTGCGCCTTCTGGTGCGACGATTGCATTGCAGCTCATAACATTATCCGAGCTAACAAAGACCACAAAGTGCTGGCGATTAAGGATTTTCAAGATCAAGACATTGAAAACGTGTTAAGGAGGCCAGTATTTTGTCAAAAGGAACATCatgaaaacaaaaagctaaAGTTCTTTTGCAAGGACTGTGAAGTCGCCATTTGTAACACTTGTGTTGTAACACTTCACGAAGGTCACGTCAAAGTGCCTTTGCAAGATGCTGCCAATGAACGAAAATTACGTTTGGAGTCCGTGTTAGAGTCTCAGAAGGTCAAGGCGCTTCAGAAAAGAAACATGATAACTAGACTACAAAGTGAGTGCAATGAAATTCAAGAACAGGTTGCTTGCGTGAAAAGAAGTGCACAGAATTTGGTTGACAATCTAATGAGAGTCATTGAAGCGAAGAAACAGGAACTTTTTAAAGAGGTGGAATTCAAAGCTCGACAGTCCATCGAGCGTCTTGTAGAGCAACAGTCGGACGTAGAAAACGAATTACAGCGGATCGAGACTTTAATTGAAAAAACTGAAACTTTCCTAAAGCGTAGCACCAATGCCGAGATTGTGCACttaaaaacattatttcaagaGGAAGTCTCTGACGAGGCAGAACTAGTCGACTGCGACCGTAAGGAACTTGgccattttttgttctttccaAACAAATCATTGATGGCTAAAGCAAACAGTGAGGGTGTTGGTTCTTTGAAACAAATCATCAGCCAGACTAAATCCAGTAACTCAACAGCGGAAGGAAGAGGAATCACTGAGGTGACTGTTGGGCTGCAAGCAAGGTTTGCTTTAACAACTCGAAATGCTGCGAATGAGCGATGCTACGAAGAATCTGACATCGTAACAGTGGAAATTAAAAATGATGACGGCCGTGAATGCGCCACTGAAGCACAAGTTCAAGATAACAAAGATGGCAGCTACAATATCAGCTACTTTGCCAAAGAAGCAGGAAGATGCCAGACATCAGTGAAAGTAAATGGAGAACATGTTAGTGGAAGTCCATTTACTGTTCAAGTCAAACCCAGACAATACAAATCTGTGTTGTCGTTTGGAGGAAAAGGGTCATCTGCTGGATTGTTTAAGGGACCTTTTGGTGTGGCAGTGAATGAACTTGGTGAAATTGTAGTAACTGATTTGATGAACAACAGTGTCCAGATATTTAGCAGTGATGGAACTTACTTAAGGTCTTTTGGCAGATGTGGTAATCAAGAAGGAAAGTTTGATAAGCCTACAGGTATAGTTTATTTAAATAATGGAAATATTGTAGTGGCTGACAGCTTAAACGGTCGACTGCAAGTATTCACTGGGCAGGGCGAGTACCTTACTCAAATTGGGTGCAAAGGAAATCTTGATCACCAGTTTGATTATCCATGGGGTTTATCTGTAGACAGTGATGGTAATATTATTGTTGCCGATTCAAATAACAAACTAATCAAGATCTTCACTCCAAGCGGCCAGTTTCTTAGAAAGTTTGGTGGAGAAGATTTATTAGTTAAGCCCATTCACTGTATTCAGAAGGATCAATATTTCATAGTATCAGACAACTTTGATCACTGTATCAAAGTGTTCGATACAGAAGGTGATTTTCTGTATAAATTCGGGAATGAAGGGGAAGGGGATGGGGAATTCAATGGGCCACGTTGCTTATCAGTCGACAAAGCAGGACACCTGATGGTCGTTGATTCTGCGAATGACAGAGTTCAGGTATTACAACTGAATGGAAAGTTCATAACAAAGTTTAAACTACTGAGTGGGGGATTACCAATCTCTACCGCAGTTCTGTCTGATGGTAGGATAGTAGTCTCTGTTCTTAGAGACAGTCGCATTcagataattaaataaatacttttgatactaaattaaaatataataacatAGGATACGTTTGTTATTCAACTCCctgcaactgaaaaaaatatttggtaAATTTCATTGTCGTCTTGTTTTTCTGCATTGCGTTTTCTTTGTAACAACCTTTTGCAATGCGTGCCGGTAATTGCGGTCGTGTCCTTACCGGAAGTGCTCAAGGTTTTTAGCCTGTGAATCGAGCTACTGTAGTTTTGATCTCCTTTGAGCAAGTTTGTAAATATCGATGTTACCTGCAGTTTAGTACATACTTTATCTTATTTCACCCTTTTTTTATCGGTAATAAAACCCTCCATACGATAATTATTTACACACTCGACATGTTCTTCGTGAGATTATTTGCTAGTTTATGAGAGATAGAATGCGAGAAGTCGCCGGGAGaggtctcttatttttcttcaaaggGTGTCTAATATCGTGCTTACCAGGCAAGCTATGAGCGTCAAGGCCACGAGAGATGAAAAACGAGAGCTTCATAACAATCTTACGTAACGGGGAAAATGGGCATTTGATCGATGCCACCCTATGACTTCGAAAAAATAAGACTGCTCGTATATCTGCTAAAGAGCATAATCCGTCTACAACAACACTTGATTGTAGTTCGTGAGAAACAAGTTCTGGTGTCTGTGTAACAACCTTTCCTGGATTTCCGAATTTGTTTATTCAACATATATGTTATAGTTTATTTATTATCTCAGGTAattatttttcctcttttttggggggtatgctaatgtatgctaatgaagttgaaacaaaagaaaaataaaaattacctgagataaaaaattaactacaacatatacaaattgATTTTCACTTGACACCTGTATGCGGAACATGCTGAATCTGATTCTAGCGAGGCTACTGATGATAGCGTTACTAACCCTCCGTTCAGGGATAAGGCGAGTAAACAAATGAGGGATGGGAGCCAAAGGAAAATGGAAGACTTGGCCTGACGAACATCCTTTCAACTAAGGAGATTTTTAAAACACAACAGTCGAGCGTGGATGCACATCCATGGCACCTCGAGATTATTGAGTCTACCTTATGACTGATCAAACGATAAAAAAACGAGTCAAGTATTTCATGAAGGATGAAATGCATTTTTAAGTCTCTCTGGAGTAGCTCATCTTATCTTAGTTTGCGATTAGGCTTGTGTGTTGGGAGTTTGTGCTGCATATCTCTCGTTGCCTTTTATGCGGGGAATAGCATAGCTACATTGTAGGAGTTACAAccaggggtgggggtgggggagagggggaAGAGAGGTTAGATACTGCTCGCGCAAACCTTTGCTACTACGCTGCAGACTCAAAATTCTATTATCATACTGTTATCATTTCTTCATAGGGTAATATTTTCAACCCCCTTTGACAAATGCGTGCTAAACGTTCTACCGCTTCTTAGTTCCTGGGAAACGCCTTACCTAAGAATGTCTCCAATCCCTCCAAGAAAGTATCTGTAGCGCAAAAGCGCTTGATTCATTACTATTAACTAGACAGAAATTCTAGCTCCGCCTCTAGGACCACTTCAGACGCCGTAAAAAAGGCTGCCATCTTTTTGGCGTTAAAAGTACAGAATTTCATTTGAGGTTGACGTTAGTCGTGAACCTTTTACGTCCATCGCTAGGTTTTATACAGCTCAGGCTCCTGACGTTCTTAAAGAAACCAAACTGAAGTGAACACAATTCCCCCCTTAAAGGCACTTTGCCGGCCACGTGATAGACTGTCACGAAAGACGTCATTTCAATAGGTTGCGCAGTAGTTCACATCTAGAGTGTATGCAGGCTATCTAGAGTGCGGGAAAGCTTTTTGGTGAAATCCTCGGGGAAAAATCAGGCCACAGGGATCTGAACTTGACCGTTTTCCCCATTCTTCTCGCGGCTCTGCCTTCAACACAAAAGCGCTTTTGCAAAAAACACGCACATGCGCAATAATGAAAAAGGATTTGTAGCGGCGAATGGCGGCACACCTTGACATCCATCAACAACTTAAACGTTTAATCATACACGAAGCGTCTCTGAATGATTCACAAGTACCCCACTAAATGACGATCACAAGTATCGATTAGAATTACGTCGAAAGAAATCGATTAACGCGAGGAAAAACCTTGACAAAATGGGTTAACAAAACACTTGAGATTATTTAATGGTGGCATCGTGCACGCCAATCACGAGGCTCCCGTGTGCATATTAACAAAGGGAAATCCGCTGGCACCAAAAGACCAGCAGTTTTAGGTAATGATCGTTCACGAATATTGcaattaaataatttattgttgaaCTGGTCTTTATTCTATTAAATCAGTCCCAGTGGAATAATTTAATTCATGTCACTACAGTTCCCCTATAAAGCACAACACCGGCTTTCGAGTCGATCAAAGCTGGCCACAAGTGATACTTTATTCCAAGAGACGTCATGTCAGACGTCATGAACCGTCCATGAAGTTTCTCTGAGAACTCTGTGGCTTCGTATTCAATGATCATTGGTGGAACTTGGACTGCCAGCATCCATGACAAGCGAACGCATTCATCCATGTATTCTGTTAACTTCACACAGTTTTGTAATTCTGGAAAATCGTACAAGGTGCTCCATAGTTGTTTGCTTACATCCTttaaatccaaaaagaaaagaaatgttaaaaatcTCCTTATGAAGTTATTCGCCGCCTTTTTACGCATGTACGAAATGATGGGGtcaaagcaatgtcacgtggtctgTCGGAAAGAAAACAGCTGACTGAACGCGGCGCGTGTTCCACTGGCGAAACTGTATTCCGTCCACATAAAATATAACTTTTCTAAGTCAAACAAAATGTATAGATTGAGTTTATATCTTCAAGATTTCCGTCATTATTGCTTGGGGTTGTCTCCGTTGACATTGTTTTAAATACCACAAAACAATCTATACCTTAAAATCGAGCTTGAATGATCAATTGCTTTCTTAAGGATGCATTCACTGCTATTTGGAAAGGATTAATTATTTGCGTTCACCCTCAACAAATTAACCAAAATAATCATCCACTTTTTCGACATTCATTAAAATATTCACTTAAGTTCTCAACACACCTGTTTGATACTGTCAATTTTCAATCGTGCGCCCGTTATCCTTAGATAGTCGGCAATGCGGTCTTGCATTTCCTGCGCGTGCGCTGCTATCTTGTCGTCATCCGGGATATCTAGGATTTTCTTGAGCTTAGTTTGCTTTTCTGTCAGTGAGTGTTGTACCGTTCGGTATGCCACCTACCGGAATGGACACAAACACTTTTAACGTCATTGGTTCGAGTTAAAGGCgttgtttttaaagaaactCCACAGAGTATGATGGTATACATGCTCTTACCCATGGAGATTGAGGAATAGTTCTGCGCATGAGGAGGGCCACGGCGACCGCTACGGCGGCCGAAAGGAAAAAGCCCATACATGACGCAGTGCGCTTGCATGAAAATGGCTTTTAGTCGGAGCGCCAAGTCCAACAACGTGAAGACCTGTCTTGTGGCGTAGTCGCTGCTACGTGATTATGAAAGCTGACTTTtctcctgttttctttttttacgatCACCTGTTTTAAAACCTATCAtagattgtttttcactttatcaAGAAAGTATTTGACGCTTCTAGTTTTCCAGGAATTACGTCTCCCCTGcgttttctcattttaaaatttcttaaccTCAACCGAGGTCAAATTTTGTGTACAAGTCGTAAGGAAAATCCAGGTTTTGAGGCTTGCACGAATCCAGCATACAGCAACAAACACTCCTCGTCACTGTTAATCCTTGATTGTAAGAGAGAAAAATAACATCTCTTGCTTCTCTGAAGGAGGTCATTACGACTTATTAACAGTAAAAGCAAGTGAGCGAGAAACGCCCCACTCACTGTTTCGACTCCTCTTGCTTTAAGTTGAAATTTGGTGGgctatagcctgcgtagcaagcctTTTTGTGTGGTtacggagcaaagaaagaccgggGGACGACGAGGAACGCTATTTTAGGTTTTGGCCCTGCGAAACATGGAACGAGCTCCAAAACCACATGGAAACGCTTGCTGCTCCTTGCTGCTAAGCTGCTAGGCGGGCTACGGTGACGTATTCTCCCCAGGACTCCGCATCCACGACCGCAGCAGTAGAGGTCACGTGGTCACCGTAGCGACTCTTTTTTTAAGTCTCAAATATCTCTTGGCCGACCAATAATAATTTGCCCTACCAATCGCTTGTCCTCacaaaaagttgctttttcCCTGAAAAAATTTCCTTGAGCAAGCAGACTCTCCAGGGGTTCTCATTGGCCTTTTTACTCATTTTAAGTCGATTATAACAACTTTTTTGAACGAATCACAACTGCAAATGCAAATGAAGATTATGATACTTACCACCAAAACCGAgaacaatattttgtttttgatgtcTCCACTGTCGTCCACTTTATCTAGAGATTCCAGCTCATCAAGCTCGTCCATAGCATCTAGCCTCGTCTGGGTGTAGAGGTTGTCATAGCGTTCTACCAGAGCGGACGGCCTACACTCGCCTGACGACAGATCCTCAAATTTCCCGCCTTTTTTCAACTGTCTCTGCGCCTGGTCCTGTAACCTTAAATAGAATAAACAAAGATATTCTTACTGACTTTCCTCCATGACTGTAATATCCAATTAATTTACATGCTTCTTTTTTTACCTGTCAGTcagatttttctctctttttcttagGAGCTGAACAATTTCCTGTGCTTCTTCAAGCTCCTTTTGTTTATTCTGGAGTTGTTTTTGAAGGTCGGCATTTATATCTTTTTGCTGTTGGTTTGTTTCTTTCCCATTAACGTTTGGACTCGACTGTTTACGTTGTGTTGGCTTTACCCTTTCCGCCAGTTCAGTCTCACTTGAGCTAAGCGCGGAAAACTCTGTAAAGAAATTGAACAAAATCGACAATattgaattttttatatatttctcAAAAATGTCAAGTGTTTTGGACATGTGTAGTGTTTTGACCGATCGAGTtgtcgtttatttatttattttttaaactttgaattTTGTCGAAGAGCCGTTTAAACCGTAAGGCCAAAGGGACGAGATTGttaaagtacagtaaaaaatgattttgtgcAAGACGCCGAAATGGTTCTTTAGTAGAAAGAAGAGTGGTTCTTATGTATCGTTGAGGGTTATAAGTTTATCCATGTCAATTGGCTGTTGTTTCCCTCTTTAGATGTAGTTTACTATCGATATAAATGTCAtcaaaaaatcatcatcatcatcattattatcattactattcttcttattattattattgacacTGAAAACAAACTTACTGTGATCCGTATTTACAGTTTGACCAAAGTTCAGCCTGGAAGTACCGTACTTCTTGAGTCGTAGTTTTTTATTTGCTGGTTGTTACTGTATCTAAAGGGCTGCTAACCTGCGAGCAAACTCTCCGGGGCGCTCAGGCGGTGGACCGGAAAatgaaggagagcttgcaactacgtctctctttggaatttgaatttcgcctccaattcccctgtggctccctgtcgactgagctgtcagatttccgccaatcagcgtgaagcggaaacgagcgcgaatgtaaacaaacattgaaaaacacgtgaaaGCACGCGCCAAGGTGAAGACGTCATAACTAATGCCATATCCGctaatcagcatttcgcatcgactttgtcgatgcagatattcaaatccCAGAatcgtagttgcaagctctccttccttttcccgccccgccgccagagcgccccgaagagcttgctcgcggTTTAAAGGCCTTCCCTACTCCTTTAGCCTCACTACTGTGCGCGGCTAACTCGTTACGGGTGACTTGTCGGATACTTCAATGAAATACCTGATCACTATGAAAGCCTGGTAAACAAGccaagcaaccttaattgagcCACTAAGGCAACACCTTACCTGTTTCATCATCCAGTTGCGTAACAGTATCGAACACATCTGATCCATCTTCGCTGACGTCACCAGACTCCGAATCACTAGCCATGGTGCGAGTGATAGTGGGTACCTTCAGTGTAGCCACATCCTTTAGCGACTCCTCTAAGAGTTGTAATACCAGGCGGTAACCGTGATGAAACCTCTCGAGTAGCGGTAACACTTGTTCGTCAAGTGACACGTTAAATTCTTTCCTTAGTGCACTCAAAAGCTGAAGGACCTGAAACATAACGAATTCTACATTGAGGTTGACAAAAGCAAGCACTGCATGGTAGTCTGCGAAACAAAAAATCGGTTTAGCGTAGCGTAATAGTAAAGTAAGAGCCTCACGCGTGCAAAGCGCGTTAGCCTCACAGAGTCacaggcgagagaaaaaaacaagtatttttagcgtctctccccagtctcgttatccgttttcagcctcgctcTAGACCTCTTGTTTGACTGTTCGCGtatacttgaatacgcaaaaatacggactgttttgcgaTCTAACTGCATAACATATGACCTCCCTGATAACATGATTCGGCTCATGACTTGATTGAACTGTCTCAATTTATAACTGCTACAACGAGACCACAAATCAGTTGTCCCATATATAGTTAACAATGTGTCCTGAGGGTTATTCAACAATAGAAGTTAAATGCCTTCTCTGCTTAACAAAGTAAACAGGTAATTCCTAACACATACTCTAGTACAAGGATTGTATGGTTATAAGTCGAAGGGGATAAATGACTAGAGAAGGGAAGTTTCCTCCCCTACTAACCCGGGTCACATGCTTACAACAGGTTATCAACTGCATAGCTtacgtagcaggcgtcgaaagggattgtgggggggggggggaaaggggGGATAAGGGAGAGAGGATTTTCCCTTTTCCCTATCGCgcttttctcccctcccctcccgccCTTTATGTGCGCTTGCCTCGCAGGCTATCAACTGCAGTGAATGCTTTTAGAAATGTCACTCCCTTTGCTatctagactgcgagcagtctctcttttgctcaaAAATCTGTGGGGGAGTGGAATATCTGAGAACCGCGAGCAGCGTGTTGTGCGGGCGCCTGTACGAGCGTCCTGACGCCAGCACAACAATGGCGCTGCTTGCGGCTTTGCTGCTCGAATACtcaaatcaggggcacccaacgag
This window encodes:
- the LOC140934031 gene encoding E3 ubiquitin-protein ligase TRIM71-like gives rise to the protein MDLQTLLHNLHEEVSCSVCMSPFTDPKILPCFHTFCLHCLNELQRTSGKQGEITCPECRRKFQVPGSGYPKDLPANFRMNSLLDVMAIQKCSVAGVKCGNCDKTSAQSFYCFKCCAFWCDDCIAAHNIIRANKDHKVLAIKDFQDQDIENVLRRPVFCQKEHHENKKLKFFCKDCEVAICNTCVVTLHEGHVKVPLQDAANERKLRLESVLESQKVKALQKRNMITRLQSECNEIQEQVACVKRSAQNLVDNLMRVIEAKKQELFKEVEFKARQSIERLVEQQSDVENELQRIETLIEKTETFLKRSTNAEIVHLKTLFQEEVSDEAELVDCDRKELGHFLFFPNKSLMAKANSEGVGSLKQIISQTKSSNSTAEGRGITEVTVGLQARFALTTRNAANERCYEESDIVTVEIKNDDGRECATEAQVQDNKDGSYNISYFAKEAGRCQTSVKVNGEHVSGSPFTVQVKPRQYKSVLSFGGKGSSAGLFKGPFGVAVNELGEIVVTDLMNNSVQIFSSDGTYLRSFGRCGNQEGKFDKPTGIVYLNNGNIVVADSLNGRLQVFTGQGEYLTQIGCKGNLDHQFDYPWGLSVDSDGNIIVADSNNKLIKIFTPSGQFLRKFGGEDLLVKPIHCIQKDQYFIVSDNFDHCIKVFDTEGDFLYKFGNEGEGDGEFNGPRCLSVDKAGHLMVVDSANDRVQVLQLNGKFITKFKLLSGGLPISTAVLSDGRIVVSVLRDSRIQIIK
- the LOC140935578 gene encoding uncharacterized protein — encoded protein: MSKGRSSLPPTRANSRQNRSNSFPENDNLQPPTKTNRGRRSFDTKASKPEQESSEDGKILVLKVIGKVNLRIERKEYQELTRILNQIPGDVLVLILDNLSIESLYADIPSSLASLAALYSKIFYDRQGKLPDHGFSSDDFVHRLVRYFVDVLKYNNQTFASARSREHIKTIFKVCAQIDNSLHERIVQRVEQLSKALKGFSEHSLLETITRSSATRYMGMPEALKSELERAINHYKSSLQRLAEILLSMPDNHGELDLCSSAQSKVDVDEKTIQYMRKLSRKTIEDRLSFNQSLLSAVKDSSRDKLLINGLIDRLGMRINHDKEVLQLLSALRKEFNVSLDEQVLPLLERFHHGYRLVLQLLEESLKDVATLKVPTITRTMASDSESGDVSEDGSDVFDTVTQLDDETEFSALSSSETELAERVKPTQRKQSSPNVNGKETNQQQKDINADLQKQLQNKQKELEEAQEIVQLLRKREKNLTDRLQDQAQRQLKKGGKFEDLSSGECRPSALVERYDNLYTQTRLDAMDELDELESLDKVDDSGDIKNKILFSVLVVAYRTVQHSLTEKQTKLKKILDIPDDDKIAAHAQEMQDRIADYLRITGARLKIDSIKQDVSKQLWSTLYDFPELQNCVKLTEYMDECVRLSWMLAVQVPPMIIEYEATEFSEKLHGRFMTSDMTSLGIKYHLWPALIDSKAGVVLYRGTVVT